A genome region from Geobacter pickeringii includes the following:
- a CDS encoding putative DNA modification/repair radical SAM protein, whose amino-acid sequence MPEFTLAEKLEILADGAKYDVSCASSGSSRRNSGGIGNAAQCGICHSWTADGRCVSLLKILLTNACIYDCAYCVNRRSNDTRRVMLTPAEVAELTIGFYRRNAIEGLFLSTGVVRDPDHTMELLIEAVWQLREEHRFNGYIHVKVVPGADLLLVERLGRHADRVSINMELPTRESLKLLAPDKSREAIVAPMRRVGELIVQTKEERKCSRKIPPFAPAGQSTQLIVGASGESDLQIVSLAAGLYGRLAMKRVYYSAFVPVNRDERLPVVVGTPPLVREHRLYQADWLMRYYGFAAGELLDEERPNLDLALDPKVGWALRNLHLFPLEVNRADYESLLRVPGIGVRSAQRIVRARRGGHLTLDDLPKLGVVMKRARYFVTARGRFAADLAPDAPGLRGRLLEKPAPPPRWSQPSLFAGTAGIDLRSAITGEL is encoded by the coding sequence ATGCCCGAATTTACCCTTGCGGAAAAACTCGAAATCCTCGCCGACGGCGCCAAGTACGACGTCTCCTGCGCCTCCAGCGGCAGCTCCCGCCGGAACAGCGGCGGTATCGGCAACGCCGCCCAGTGCGGCATCTGCCACTCCTGGACCGCCGACGGCCGCTGCGTCTCGCTCCTGAAGATCCTCCTGACCAACGCCTGCATCTACGACTGCGCCTACTGCGTCAACCGCCGCTCCAACGACACCCGGCGGGTGATGCTCACCCCCGCCGAGGTGGCGGAGCTCACCATCGGCTTCTACCGGCGAAACGCCATCGAGGGGCTCTTCCTCTCCACCGGCGTGGTGAGGGACCCGGACCACACCATGGAGCTTTTGATCGAAGCGGTTTGGCAGCTGCGGGAGGAACACCGCTTCAACGGCTACATCCACGTGAAGGTGGTCCCCGGCGCCGACCTGCTGCTGGTGGAGCGCCTCGGCCGCCACGCCGACCGGGTGAGCATCAACATGGAGCTCCCGACCCGGGAGAGCCTGAAGCTCCTGGCTCCGGACAAGAGCCGCGAGGCGATCGTCGCCCCCATGCGGCGAGTGGGGGAGCTCATCGTCCAGACGAAGGAGGAGCGGAAGTGCTCCCGGAAGATTCCCCCCTTCGCTCCGGCGGGGCAGAGCACCCAGCTCATCGTGGGGGCCAGCGGGGAGAGCGATCTGCAGATCGTCTCCCTGGCTGCCGGGCTCTACGGACGGCTGGCCATGAAGCGGGTCTACTACTCTGCCTTCGTGCCGGTGAACCGGGACGAGCGTCTCCCCGTCGTCGTCGGCACCCCGCCCCTGGTGCGGGAGCACCGTCTCTACCAGGCCGACTGGCTCATGCGCTACTACGGCTTCGCCGCCGGCGAGCTTTTGGACGAAGAGCGCCCCAACCTGGATCTCGCCCTGGACCCGAAGGTGGGGTGGGCCCTGCGCAACCTCCACCTCTTCCCGCTGGAGGTGAACCGGGCCGACTACGAGTCACTCCTGCGGGTGCCGGGGATCGGGGTCCGCTCAGCCCAGCGGATCGTCCGGGCCCGGCGCGGCGGCCACCTCACCCTGGACGATCTGCCGAAGCTCGGGGTGGTGATGAAGCGGGCCCGCTACTTCGTCACCGCCCGGGGGCGCTTCGCCGCCGACCTTGCACCGGACGCGCCGGGGCTCCGGGGGCGGCTGCTGGAAAAGCCCGCCCCGCCCCCCCGCTGGAGCCAGCCGTCACTCTTTGCCGGTACCGCCGGCATCGACCTCCGGTCGGCCATCACGGGAGAGCTCTAG
- a CDS encoding AEC family transporter, whose amino-acid sequence MANILLLIVCFVAGMILRRTGRFPESTPAALNGFVIHVSLPAVALLHIHNLRLDLSLAYTVAMAWLLFGAAWLFFRPTGRLLGLPRETVGALILVGGLGNTSFVGLPMIEAFYGKEFLGVGLIADQLGSFLVLSTLGILTATLHSAGELSARQIVRKILYFPPFQALVLALLLRPVPFHPWFLTVLQKVGDTLTPLALASVGFQLQLAHMRGELRTLSLGLCYKLLLAPALIALIFVGLCGTGGKVIQVTIFEAAMAPMISAGIIAVDHRLNPPLVSLMIGIGIPLSFLTLAGWWWLLRGV is encoded by the coding sequence ATGGCGAACATCCTCCTCCTCATCGTCTGCTTCGTCGCCGGGATGATCCTGCGCCGCACCGGCCGCTTCCCCGAGAGCACCCCGGCGGCCCTCAACGGCTTCGTCATCCACGTTTCGCTCCCGGCGGTGGCGCTCCTCCACATCCACAACCTGCGGCTCGACCTCTCCCTCGCCTACACCGTGGCCATGGCCTGGCTCCTCTTCGGCGCCGCCTGGCTCTTCTTCCGGCCAACGGGGCGGCTCCTGGGCCTCCCCCGCGAGACCGTGGGGGCCCTCATCCTCGTGGGTGGGCTCGGCAACACCTCCTTCGTGGGTCTGCCGATGATCGAGGCGTTCTACGGCAAGGAGTTCCTCGGGGTGGGGCTCATCGCCGACCAGCTCGGCTCGTTCCTGGTCCTCTCCACCCTCGGCATCCTGACCGCCACCCTCCACTCGGCGGGAGAGCTCTCGGCGCGCCAGATCGTCCGGAAGATCCTCTACTTCCCCCCCTTCCAGGCCCTGGTGCTGGCGCTTCTTCTGCGGCCGGTGCCGTTCCACCCCTGGTTCCTCACGGTGCTGCAGAAGGTGGGCGACACCCTCACCCCCCTTGCCCTGGCATCGGTGGGGTTCCAGCTGCAGCTCGCCCACATGAGGGGAGAACTGCGGACCCTCTCCCTCGGCCTCTGCTACAAGCTCCTCCTCGCCCCGGCCCTCATCGCCCTTATCTTCGTCGGCCTCTGCGGCACGGGGGGGAAGGTGATCCAGGTGACGATCTTCGAGGCGGCCATGGCCCCCATGATCTCCGCCGGCATCATCGCCGTGGACCACCGCCTCAACCCGCCCCTGGTCTCCCTCATGATCGGCATCGGCATCCCCCTCTCGTTTCTGACCCTGGCCGGCTGGTGGTGGCTGCTGCGGGGAGTGTAG
- a CDS encoding NADH:flavin oxidoreductase codes for MRTVFDETKINHLMLHNRLVRSATWEGMCHDDGRPSDKLAAYYGTLARGGVGLLISGYAFVRPDGKQLPGQLGCHDDDFAADGRRLAEAVHREGGKICLQLVHCGGQSSERAAGRQPVAPSAVKVDQYPELPRELPEEEIAELVLRFADGARRAREWGFDAVQLHAAHGYLINQFLSPLTNRRNDRYGGNPENRARFLREIFRAVRGAVGDDFPVMAKLNGADNLAGGLELDEAVQVARMLDEEGIDAIEVSGGTPASGASSPVRQGIESREQEAYNLPPAYRIKQAVSCPVMVVGGMRSFEIVEGIIRREEADYVSLARPFIREPALTRQWESGDESRARCISCNGCFKPGLKEGGIYCVVDKIERESRGISL; via the coding sequence ATGCGCACTGTTTTCGACGAAACGAAGATCAATCATCTGATGCTCCACAACCGGCTGGTCCGTTCCGCCACCTGGGAAGGGATGTGCCACGACGACGGCCGTCCCTCCGACAAGCTCGCCGCCTACTACGGGACCCTGGCCCGGGGCGGGGTGGGGCTTCTCATCAGCGGCTACGCCTTTGTCCGCCCCGACGGGAAGCAGCTTCCGGGACAGCTCGGCTGCCACGACGACGATTTTGCGGCCGACGGGAGGCGCCTCGCCGAGGCGGTCCACCGGGAGGGGGGGAAGATCTGCCTCCAGCTCGTCCACTGCGGCGGCCAGAGCTCGGAGCGGGCCGCCGGACGGCAGCCCGTGGCCCCCAGCGCCGTGAAGGTCGACCAGTACCCCGAGCTCCCCCGGGAACTCCCCGAGGAGGAGATCGCCGAGCTGGTCCTGCGCTTCGCCGACGGCGCCCGCCGGGCCCGGGAGTGGGGGTTCGACGCGGTGCAGCTCCACGCTGCCCACGGCTACCTCATCAACCAGTTCCTCTCCCCCCTCACCAACCGGCGGAACGACCGCTACGGCGGGAATCCGGAGAACCGGGCCCGCTTCCTTCGGGAGATCTTCCGGGCGGTGCGCGGAGCGGTGGGGGACGACTTCCCGGTCATGGCGAAGCTCAACGGCGCCGACAACCTGGCGGGGGGGCTGGAGCTCGACGAGGCGGTGCAGGTGGCGCGGATGCTGGATGAAGAGGGGATCGACGCCATCGAGGTCTCCGGCGGCACCCCCGCCTCCGGCGCCTCCTCCCCGGTCCGCCAGGGGATCGAGAGCCGGGAGCAGGAGGCGTACAACCTCCCGCCGGCATACCGGATCAAGCAGGCGGTCTCCTGCCCGGTGATGGTGGTGGGGGGGATGCGCTCCTTCGAGATCGTGGAGGGGATCATCCGCCGGGAGGAGGCCGACTACGTCTCCCTCGCCCGCCCCTTCATCCGCGAACCGGCGCTCACCCGGCAGTGGGAGTCGGGGGACGAGAGCCGCGCCCGCTGCATCTCCTGCAACGGCTGCTTCAAGCCGGGGCTCAAGGAGGGGGGAATCTACTGCGTGGTGGACAAGATCGAGCGGGAAAGCCGGGGGATCTCCCTCTAG
- the pyk gene encoding pyruvate kinase gives MDKSPRKTKIIATVGPVSSSPEMIGKLMEAGVDLFRLNFSHGSNDQRREVIAAIRRLSAQRGKECGILADLQGPKIRTGRMKGGAIQLLKGEGLDITTDEVLGRPGLISTIYQALPHDVKPGSRILMDDGLIELRVQSVEGNRVRCTVVEGGVLKDLKGINLPGVHVSAPSLSEKDLADVDFCLAEGVDYIALSFVRTAEDVEELKRLLFQRESSIPVVAKIEKPEALRNFKSILAVADAVMVARGDLGVEISPEKVPLHQKKIIRDCNEAGKPVITATQMLESMISHARPTRAETSDVANAILDGTDAVMLSGETASGQFPLEAVRTMVKVALDVERYAQVEEGNRPRRHNPSIAEAVAEAACQAATTLGARSIAVMTQSGSTAALISKFRPPLPIIAFTQSVETMRRLALYWGVKPYPIGSMTGTDQQIRAVEATLLTAGYRKGDVVVITMGVPVEARGSTNLMKVHKLGTGEFFEIF, from the coding sequence ATGGACAAATCACCACGCAAGACGAAAATCATCGCCACCGTCGGGCCGGTCAGCTCCTCGCCGGAGATGATCGGCAAACTGATGGAGGCGGGGGTCGATCTCTTCCGCCTCAACTTCTCCCACGGCTCCAACGACCAGCGCCGGGAGGTGATCGCGGCGATCCGCCGCCTCTCCGCCCAGCGGGGTAAGGAGTGCGGCATCCTCGCCGACCTCCAGGGGCCCAAGATCCGGACCGGCCGCATGAAGGGAGGGGCGATCCAGCTCCTGAAGGGTGAGGGACTCGATATCACCACCGACGAGGTCCTCGGCCGCCCCGGCCTCATCTCCACCATCTACCAGGCGCTCCCCCACGACGTGAAGCCCGGCTCCCGCATCCTGATGGACGACGGCCTCATCGAGCTGCGGGTCCAGTCGGTGGAGGGGAACCGGGTCCGCTGCACCGTGGTTGAGGGGGGAGTGCTCAAGGATCTGAAGGGGATCAACCTCCCCGGCGTCCATGTCTCGGCCCCCTCCCTCTCCGAAAAGGACCTGGCCGACGTCGATTTCTGCCTTGCCGAGGGGGTGGACTACATCGCCCTCTCCTTCGTCCGGACCGCCGAAGACGTGGAGGAGCTCAAGCGGCTCCTCTTCCAGCGGGAGAGCAGCATCCCGGTGGTGGCGAAGATCGAGAAGCCCGAGGCGCTGCGCAACTTCAAGAGCATCCTGGCGGTGGCCGACGCCGTCATGGTGGCCCGGGGAGACCTGGGGGTGGAGATCAGCCCCGAAAAGGTCCCCCTTCACCAGAAGAAGATCATCCGCGACTGCAACGAGGCGGGGAAGCCGGTCATCACCGCCACTCAGATGCTGGAATCGATGATCAGCCACGCCCGGCCGACCCGGGCCGAGACCTCCGACGTGGCCAACGCCATCCTGGACGGCACCGATGCGGTGATGCTCTCGGGGGAGACCGCCTCGGGGCAGTTCCCCCTGGAGGCGGTCCGGACCATGGTCAAGGTCGCCCTCGACGTGGAACGCTACGCCCAGGTGGAGGAGGGGAACCGCCCCCGGCGCCACAACCCGAGCATCGCCGAGGCGGTGGCCGAGGCCGCCTGCCAGGCCGCCACCACCCTCGGCGCCCGCTCCATCGCCGTCATGACCCAGTCGGGGAGCACCGCGGCCCTCATCTCCAAGTTCCGCCCGCCGCTGCCGATCATCGCCTTCACCCAGTCGGTGGAAACCATGCGCCGCCTCGCCCTCTACTGGGGGGTGAAGCCGTACCCCATCGGGAGCATGACCGGCACCGACCAGCAGATCCGCGCCGTGGAGGCGACGCTGCTGACCGCCGGCTACCGGAAGGGAGACGTGGTGGTGATCACCATGGGGGTCCCGGTGGAGGCCCGGGGCTCCACCAACCTGATGAAGGTGCACAAGCTCGGCACCGGCGAATTTTTCGAGATTTTCTGA
- the hypB gene encoding hydrogenase nickel incorporation protein HypB has product MCTTCGCEAESHHHHDDHGHSHGHHHHHGEEKEARKIAVEIDILARNNRFAAENRRRFADKGIFVLNLVSSPGSGKTTTLERSLKDLAGRFRCAVVEGDQQTDNDAVRIAATGVPVKQINTGAGCHLDAHMVGHAVEGFDLDSLDLLLVENVGNLVCPASFDLGEHHKVVVLSVTEGEDKPLKYPNMFHAADVMLLNKVDLLPHVDFDVEKCKEMARRVSPGITIFEISSRTGQGMDAWYGWLAERIAAVKGGA; this is encoded by the coding sequence ATGTGTACCACGTGCGGCTGCGAGGCCGAAAGCCATCACCACCATGACGATCACGGCCATTCCCACGGCCATCACCATCACCACGGAGAAGAGAAGGAGGCGCGGAAGATCGCCGTCGAGATCGACATCCTCGCCCGGAACAACCGCTTCGCCGCCGAAAACCGCCGCCGCTTCGCAGATAAGGGGATCTTCGTCCTGAACTTGGTGAGCTCTCCCGGCTCGGGGAAGACCACCACCCTGGAGCGGAGCCTCAAGGACCTCGCCGGCCGGTTCCGCTGCGCCGTCGTCGAGGGTGACCAGCAGACCGACAACGATGCGGTCCGGATCGCCGCCACCGGCGTGCCGGTGAAGCAGATCAACACCGGCGCCGGCTGCCACCTCGACGCCCACATGGTGGGGCACGCCGTGGAAGGGTTCGATCTGGACTCCCTTGACCTCCTCCTGGTGGAGAACGTCGGGAATCTCGTCTGCCCCGCCTCCTTCGACCTCGGCGAGCACCACAAGGTGGTGGTCCTGTCGGTCACCGAGGGGGAGGACAAGCCCCTCAAGTACCCGAACATGTTCCACGCCGCCGATGTGATGCTCCTGAACAAGGTGGATCTCCTCCCCCATGTCGACTTCGACGTGGAGAAGTGCAAGGAGATGGCCCGCCGGGTGAGTCCGGGAATCACCATCTTCGAGATTTCGAGCCGCACCGGCCAGGGGATGGACGCCTGGTACGGCTGGCTCGCGGAGCGAATCGCCGCGGTAAAGGGTGGCGCGTAG
- a CDS encoding Kae1-like domain-containing protein, whose product MGGYGGFRRAGHLRQVPLPGGDAAVREPFRMALAHLHDAFGAGLFDLALPWLAGIGAAERSLYLSMLERRINSPLTSSCGRLFDAVAALIGLRERVSYEGQAAIELEALAEESDTREIYPFAVVRRNGSATVDFRMMIRSVAEDAAAGRSGGEMARAFHGTVAAAAAEVCGQIRAAEGVHRVVLSGGVFQNRLLTEGVHQALTESGFTVFTHRLVPPTTAGWRWGRRP is encoded by the coding sequence GTGGGGGGGTACGGCGGCTTCCGGCGCGCCGGACACCTGCGCCAGGTACCGCTTCCCGGCGGCGACGCGGCGGTGCGGGAGCCGTTCCGGATGGCGCTGGCCCATCTCCACGACGCTTTCGGCGCCGGGCTCTTCGACCTGGCGCTGCCGTGGCTCGCCGGGATCGGCGCCGCCGAGCGCAGCCTCTACCTCTCCATGCTGGAGCGGCGGATCAACTCCCCCCTCACCTCCAGCTGCGGCCGGCTCTTCGACGCCGTGGCGGCCCTCATCGGCCTGCGGGAGCGGGTGAGCTACGAAGGGCAGGCGGCCATCGAGCTGGAGGCCCTGGCCGAGGAGAGCGACACGCGGGAGATCTACCCCTTTGCCGTCGTGCGGAGAAACGGCTCCGCCACCGTCGACTTCCGGATGATGATCCGGTCCGTGGCGGAGGATGCGGCCGCCGGCCGCTCCGGCGGGGAGATGGCCCGCGCCTTCCACGGCACCGTCGCCGCGGCGGCGGCCGAGGTCTGCGGACAGATCCGCGCGGCGGAAGGGGTCCACCGGGTGGTCCTCTCCGGCGGCGTCTTCCAGAACCGGCTCCTCACCGAGGGGGTCCACCAGGCTCTCACCGAGAGCGGGTTCACCGTCTTCACCCACCGCCTCGTCCCCCCAACGACGGCGGGGTGGCGCTGGGGCAGGCGGCCGTAG
- a CDS encoding HypC/HybG/HupF family hydrogenase formation chaperone, producing the protein MCLGVPMQVVSIGDGNIIAEIDGVKKEASLMLLADEVKVGDFVIVHAGFAISKLDEEDAQETLRMMRDVFKPEDMA; encoded by the coding sequence ATGTGTCTCGGAGTACCCATGCAGGTTGTGAGCATCGGTGACGGCAATATCATCGCCGAGATCGACGGGGTGAAGAAGGAGGCGAGCCTCATGCTCCTCGCCGACGAGGTGAAGGTGGGGGATTTCGTCATCGTCCACGCCGGCTTCGCCATCTCCAAGCTCGATGAGGAGGATGCGCAGGAGACATTACGCATGATGCGGGACGTCTTCAAACCGGAGGACATGGCGTGA
- the hypD gene encoding hydrogenase formation protein HypD yields the protein MNYQDEFRDRTVVLGFAARIRELVAGRTVPMTFMEVCGTHTMSIYQYGLRSLLPPQVRLISGPGCPVCVTPNGYVDRAVALCRLPGVTVATFGDMVRVPGSSSSLIEERAKGADVRIVYSPLDAVTLAAKNPDRKVVFLGVGFETTAPTIAGSILAAKQQGLTNYFVLAAHKTIPIPMEVLADDPELQVDGYLCPAHVSVVIGAAAYRFLAEERGVPCVVTGFEPVDVMQGVEMLVRQVVEGKPRVEIQYSRVVKREGNRKAQGVIAEVLTPFDAPWRGIGVIPGSGLRIADAYAEFDAEKAIPVEVEETREHAGCLCGEILKGKVSPFDCPLFGGACTPESPVGACMVSSEGTCAAAYKYGQ from the coding sequence GTGAACTACCAGGACGAATTCCGCGACCGCACCGTGGTGCTCGGCTTTGCCGCCCGGATCAGGGAGCTGGTGGCGGGGCGCACCGTGCCGATGACCTTCATGGAGGTCTGCGGCACCCACACCATGTCGATCTACCAGTACGGGCTGCGCAGCCTCCTGCCGCCCCAGGTGCGGCTCATCTCCGGGCCGGGGTGCCCGGTCTGTGTCACCCCCAACGGCTACGTCGACCGGGCCGTGGCCCTCTGCCGGCTTCCGGGCGTCACCGTCGCCACCTTCGGCGACATGGTCCGGGTCCCCGGCTCCTCGTCCTCCCTCATCGAGGAGCGGGCCAAAGGGGCCGACGTGCGGATCGTCTACTCTCCCCTGGACGCCGTGACCCTGGCTGCGAAGAACCCGGACCGGAAGGTGGTCTTCCTCGGCGTCGGTTTCGAGACCACCGCCCCCACCATCGCCGGGAGCATCCTGGCGGCGAAGCAGCAGGGGCTCACGAATTACTTCGTCCTCGCCGCCCACAAGACGATCCCGATCCCGATGGAGGTCCTGGCCGACGATCCCGAGCTCCAGGTGGACGGCTACCTCTGCCCCGCCCACGTCAGCGTCGTCATCGGCGCCGCCGCCTACCGTTTCCTGGCGGAGGAGCGCGGTGTCCCGTGTGTCGTCACCGGGTTCGAGCCGGTGGACGTCATGCAGGGGGTGGAGATGCTCGTCCGTCAGGTGGTGGAGGGGAAACCCCGGGTGGAGATCCAGTACAGCCGCGTGGTGAAGCGGGAGGGGAACCGGAAGGCGCAAGGTGTGATCGCCGAGGTCCTCACCCCCTTCGACGCGCCGTGGCGCGGCATCGGCGTCATTCCCGGCAGCGGCCTGCGGATCGCCGACGCCTATGCCGAGTTCGACGCCGAGAAGGCGATTCCCGTCGAGGTGGAGGAGACCCGGGAGCACGCGGGGTGCCTCTGCGGCGAGATCCTCAAGGGGAAGGTGAGCCCCTTCGACTGCCCCCTCTTCGGCGGCGCCTGCACCCCCGAATCCCCCGTCGGCGCCTGCATGGTCTCCTCCGAGGGGACCTGCGCGGCGGCGTACAAGTACGGGCAGTAA
- the hypE gene encoding hydrogenase expression/formation protein HypE encodes MNKDLILLGHGSGGKLSHQLLDDLIIPTLSGISRAGQNDAAVVEHGGQRLAFTTDSYVVDPIFFPGGNIGGLAVNGTVNDLAMMGARPLFISVGLIIEEGFSRTELAEVLSSMRGAADAAGVRIVTGDTKVVPRGKADRIFINTSGVGAIEHSFAISGAGARTGDKVIVNGTIGDHGIAVMARREGLELETDILSDCAPLNGLVAEILAEAGEAVHVLRDPTRGGVATTLKEIALQSDKIITLHERALPLNGAVKGVCSILGLDPLYVANEGKLLAVVAPEAAERLLARMKRHPLGHGAAIIGEVGDGGGKVQMETAVGGVRAVEMLAGEQLPRIC; translated from the coding sequence GTGAACAAAGACCTCATCCTCCTCGGTCACGGCAGCGGCGGGAAGCTCTCCCACCAGCTCCTCGACGACCTCATCATCCCGACCCTGTCGGGAATATCGCGTGCCGGCCAGAACGACGCGGCGGTGGTGGAACACGGCGGCCAGCGCCTCGCCTTCACCACCGACTCCTACGTGGTGGACCCGATCTTCTTCCCCGGCGGCAACATCGGGGGCCTGGCGGTGAACGGCACGGTGAACGACCTGGCCATGATGGGGGCGCGCCCCCTCTTCATCAGCGTCGGCCTCATCATCGAGGAGGGGTTCAGCCGGACCGAGCTGGCCGAGGTCCTCTCCTCCATGCGGGGCGCCGCCGACGCCGCCGGGGTGCGGATCGTCACCGGCGACACCAAGGTGGTCCCCCGGGGGAAGGCGGATCGGATCTTCATCAACACCTCCGGCGTCGGCGCCATCGAGCACTCCTTCGCCATCTCCGGCGCCGGGGCCCGGACGGGGGACAAGGTCATCGTCAACGGCACCATCGGCGACCACGGCATCGCGGTCATGGCCAGGCGCGAGGGGCTGGAGCTGGAGACCGACATCCTGAGCGACTGCGCCCCCCTCAACGGCCTTGTGGCCGAGATCCTCGCCGAGGCGGGGGAGGCGGTCCACGTCCTCCGGGACCCGACCCGCGGCGGCGTTGCAACAACCCTCAAGGAAATCGCCCTTCAGTCCGATAAGATAATAACACTCCACGAACGGGCCTTGCCGCTCAACGGCGCGGTAAAGGGGGTCTGCTCGATCCTCGGGCTCGATCCCCTCTACGTCGCCAACGAAGGGAAGCTCCTGGCGGTGGTGGCTCCGGAGGCGGCCGAGCGGCTCCTTGCCCGGATGAAGCGCCACCCCCTGGGGCACGGGGCGGCCATCATCGGCGAGGTGGGCGACGGTGGCGGCAAGGTGCAGATGGAGACCGCCGTCGGCGGGGTCCGCGCCGTGGAGATGCTGGCGGGAGAACAGCTGCCGCGGATCTGCTGA
- a CDS encoding patatin-like phospholipase family protein gives MREHHTTTGGGPANGPLTLMLVGGGIRYPAFIGALRATEELGIPIARIIGASTGSIVAALYAAGMAPAEIHQLSLATDPVSFRDFRPRGIFTGMGICAGDALEGWLDRQLGGRRFSDPLRCPLAVVATDILNHSPHLLSADKHPDLAISAAVRFSAGIPFVFAWKKFSSRGREQVFIDGALMANVIETQCAEGGRTLVFKTFSKRSMNQPASPVLTLRRYAADLLNTFCHATDREFLKGGRWKDTITIHCGMVTPLSFSLTREEKEFLYEQGYQQTLKYLRYKWGI, from the coding sequence ATGCGCGAACATCACACTACCACCGGCGGCGGGCCGGCGAACGGTCCCCTCACCCTGATGCTGGTCGGCGGGGGGATCCGGTACCCCGCCTTCATCGGCGCCCTCCGGGCGACGGAGGAGCTCGGCATCCCCATCGCGCGGATCATCGGCGCCTCCACGGGGAGTATCGTCGCGGCGCTCTACGCCGCCGGGATGGCTCCCGCCGAGATCCACCAACTCTCCCTCGCCACCGATCCGGTGTCGTTTCGCGACTTCCGTCCCCGAGGGATCTTCACCGGCATGGGGATCTGCGCCGGCGACGCCCTGGAGGGATGGCTGGACCGCCAGCTCGGCGGCCGGCGCTTCAGCGACCCCCTCCGCTGCCCCCTGGCGGTCGTCGCCACCGACATCCTGAACCACTCCCCCCATCTCCTCTCCGCCGACAAGCATCCCGATCTCGCCATCTCTGCCGCCGTCCGGTTCTCGGCGGGAATTCCCTTCGTCTTTGCCTGGAAAAAGTTTTCCTCTCGCGGAAGGGAGCAGGTCTTCATCGACGGGGCGCTCATGGCGAACGTCATCGAGACCCAGTGTGCCGAGGGGGGGCGGACCCTGGTCTTCAAGACCTTCTCGAAGCGGAGCATGAACCAGCCGGCTTCGCCGGTCCTCACCCTGCGCCGCTACGCCGCGGATCTCCTCAACACCTTCTGCCACGCCACCGACCGGGAATTCCTCAAGGGGGGGCGGTGGAAGGACACGATAACCATTCACTGCGGCATGGTCACCCCCCTCTCGTTCTCCCTGACGCGGGAGGAGAAGGAGTTTCTCTACGAGCAGGGATACCAGCAGACCCTCAAGTACCTCCGTTACAAGTGGGGGATCTGA
- a CDS encoding PilZ domain-containing protein, protein MEKRMFERVDLKAEAIIRHCGVTFKGEVENLSLKGLFVRTDQTISLGEQVDVSMFFYGSSAELSFSLEAFVVRATPEGIGLNFRKIDIDSLAGSDQTVTTAGSDRNGIIEEFYGYVKEGGAEEEGAQPLPPAGSNGFSRPDSPS, encoded by the coding sequence GTGGAAAAGAGGATGTTTGAGCGGGTCGACCTGAAGGCCGAGGCGATTATCCGTCACTGCGGGGTGACGTTCAAGGGTGAGGTGGAAAACCTGAGCCTCAAGGGGCTTTTCGTCAGGACCGACCAGACGATTTCCCTGGGCGAGCAGGTGGATGTTTCCATGTTTTTCTACGGCAGTTCGGCGGAGCTCTCCTTCAGCCTCGAGGCCTTCGTCGTGCGGGCAACCCCGGAGGGGATCGGCCTCAACTTCCGCAAGATCGATATCGACTCCCTGGCGGGCTCCGACCAGACGGTCACCACCGCGGGGAGCGACCGCAACGGAATCATCGAGGAGTTCTACGGCTACGTGAAAGAGGGGGGCGCGGAGGAGGAAGGGGCGCAGCCGCTCCCCCCCGCGGGAAGTAACGGGTTCAGTCGACCGGATTCCCCTTCGTGA